In Mustela nigripes isolate SB6536 chromosome 9, MUSNIG.SB6536, whole genome shotgun sequence, the sequence CCCCAAATGATAGAGTCGGAGGCTTCCCCTGGCCCTGCCCCGAGGCAGCCCTGAGGACACAGCCTGTGCTCGCCGGCCAGGCTCCTTACCTGCGAGCCTGGGCGGCACCTGGGGACGGACCCGACTGTGGCTCAGAAGTGCTGTTTCGTGAGGCTTCCGGGGTTGTGCGAACTCGGTCCGTGTGTACCCGGCCACCCAGCAGAAGCACGTCTCACCGTGGCCGGGCGAGAAAACTGGGCTGATGGGGGCGTGGGTCTGTCCACGAGATGTCTGCGCTCTGGGCATGGAAGACCGCGCAGAGCAAGCAGCAGCCCGCGCACACCCGGGGCGGGCACGGGTGCCCGGGAAGGGACGCCGCGCGGGCGGAGGCAGCTTTCCGGAGGAGGGGCACTGGACTGGGGTCTCGCAGGTGAGTAGGAGCTCGGCAGGCGGCTGGGGAGGAACAGAACCGGCGAGAAGGGACAGGCCATGCAGCGAGCAATGGGACCTCCGCACAGACCTGGAGGGGCCTGATGGGGTGCCCCGGGGGACCGGGCTGGACCGGGCGGGAGGGCCCGAGCGCGGAGCAGGCGCTTCCTGCAGACACCCAGCCAGCAGAGCGCCGCGTGTTAGGGAGTCTCCTTTCCTGCCAGGCGCTGCCCCTTCACAGGCCCCGGGCGCCTGCCGAAGCGCTCCCGCTCCTTCCGCCGACCCCGCCGGCCTCCTCCCCGAGGGCCAGGAGCGCAAAGGCCAGGACGCAGGAGGCCGCGGCAGGGACCAGGTGCGGGGTGCGGGCCGGAGGCGAGGGCCCCGGGGCTTCGGGCCCCGGAGGCGGCGGCCACCCCGGAGGGCTGCAGCGGCCCGGCGGCGGGCCCCCATTCCCGGGGACGCGCAGCCGCATCTACGAGAGAGACCGGAACCCGGCCGGCCTGAAACCCTTCACGAATCCGCGCGCGACCCTCTGGGTCCGGCTGGGGCACCGCCGGGCGCGCCGGCGGGAGGGGGCCGGTCCccagccccgccgccgccgctccgcGGGCCGCGGACACGTGAGGACGGCGCGCGCGTGCGCGGAGGGGCTGCCCACGGTCCGCACGCGCAGGCCCGCCATCTGCGCCTGCGCAGGACAGACCGAGCGGCCGGCGGCGTACGCGGGACGAGGCGTCGGGCGGCAGTGCTAAGGCCGGCGCGCACGCAGGCACGTAAGCACGCACGCCCTGGGGAAGTGTCGAGTTCCGGCTGCTCAGAGTCTCTCCGAGCCGGGGGGAAGGGAGGCGCTCTCGGTGTCGGCTcgggcggaggggtgggagggaagtgCTACGGTGGCCGCAGAGGGACGGGGCTACGGCTCCCGCGCTGGGCCAAACGCCGCCGGCCGCCGGGCGCGCAAGCCCCGGGCCCTTCGGGGCGGCCTCGGGCAGGGACGCGTGAGCGGCTGAGCCCCGCAGCCGCCGCGCCGTGGGCACCATGCGGCCGCCCTGCTCCTGGAGCCCCGTGGGCCGGGGGGTGCCGCAGGCCCTGCCGCCCGCACCGCCGGCCTTCCCCGGCGCCGGCGCGGAGAGGGCACCTGGTGAGCGGCGGACGGGCCTGCCCGGGGGTGGCTCGCGGGTCCGCGCCGGTGCCCGCCGCCTGCCTGCCCCGGGAGCCCGCGGCGCGGACGCTGGGCGGGGGGGGCGTGCGTGGCGGCGGCGGGCCCGGGGCGGGAGGGAGGCGGGCAGGGAGCCTCGCGGGGTCCAGCGGACGAGGCCCGCAGGTGCAGGTGCGGGCCGGACCGGGGCAAGCGCGCGGAGCCGCCCGGGGCTCAGACCAGGCTCTGGCGGAGCCTGCGGGGAGCCCTGGACCCGCCCGGCCTCCGCCCCCGTGCACGCCCCTGGCCGGCCCGTGGGACGTGTCTCCCGAGCCCGTAGCCCCCGGCTGCCCCGCTGTTCACACGTCCGCACGACACGTCCGCACGTGCAGCTTTCCCTCCACGAGTGATTCAGGCGGTCACCAGAGACCACTCGGCGTTTGTCCTTTCTTGGTCCCCGGTCCGTAGGCCTGTGGTGTCCTCTGCCTGCCAGGCGTGGTCCCCAgcgtcccccacccccgcccccacgggAGCACAGCGCCCCGGCCGGCCAgccgggcagggaggggaggggggcggacCGGCTTCAGGTCATTCCTAGGGAGCCTCAGCGCCAGGGCTCCGGACCCCCTGTCCGGCCTCGCGCTTGGCTCCTCGGTCTGCGTCCGGTGCCTCTGAAGCGTCCTCGGTGCTTCTTGTGGCGAGAGCGGCCCCCGGGCACCCGAGCCGAGGGGGCAGGTTCCCCGTGGCCGGCTCCGGCGTCCCGGGGCTCACCCCGCTCCTGTCTCTGTGACTTCCCCGCAGGCCGCTGCACCCCCCCGGGCTCAGCTGCCACGCGCGGGCCTAGGTGCCCATGACGCCTATGCCGACCGCTGCGCGGACACCAGTGCTGCCACCAGCTCGCCACAGCGCCCGGGCCCCGATGCCGGTCATGCCCATCCCGCGGCGGGTGCGCTCCTTCCACGGCCCGCACACCACCTGCCTGCACGCGGCCTGCGGGCCGGCGCGCACCTCCCGCCTGGCCCGCACCAAGTACAACAACTTCGACGTGTACGTGCGCGCGCGCTGGCTGTACGGCTTCATCCGCTTCCTGCTCTACTTCAGCTGCAGCCTGTTCACCGCGGCGCTCTGGGGCGCGCTGGCCGCGCTCTTCTGCCTGCAGTACCTGGGCGTGCGCGTCCTGCTGCGCTTCCAGCTCAAGCTGtcggtgctgctgctgctgctgggccgCCGGCGCGTGGACTTCCGCCTCCTCAACGAGCTGCTCATCTACGGCATCCGCGTGACCGTGCTGCTGGTCGGGGGCCTGGGCTGGTGCTTCATGGTCTTCGTGGACATGTGAGGGCCCGGCCCGGGCCTCCGCCGCGGGCTGTCTTCCCCGCTTCTCCTGACCGGCTGGGTCCGAACTCCTCCCGCCTCGCGGGTCTGGGCGGCGGGGTGCTGAGACTGCTCCGGGAAGGGGACGCGGGCGCCCCCTCTGCTGCTCGTTTTCTGCACTGACCCTCCTTGTATGTCCCTGGGGGGTCAGGCCTCCTGGCCGCCAGCCCACGCTTCCAGCCCTCGCCTTTCCCAGCTGTACCAGGATGAGGCCCGTTGGCCCAGCCTGCCCTTGGAGAGCCTCTGtgtccctgcttcctctctgggaCACGGGCATCACAGGCTGCCAGCGAGGGTCTCCTGGCCAGCTGCACGGTCCCTCCCCGtgagcccccagccccggccccagccTTAGGGAAGTGTCAGGCTCAAATGGCTGGCGTCCACACTGCCACAAAGCTGCTCGCTCTGCCCTGGGCCGCCCACGTCCCGGCACAGCTCTCAGGCCCTCCGTCTGTCCCCCTGAGTGGCGGTGGAGTCCTGAGTCCCAGGCCGGGCTTCTGGGCCACATTGGTTTGCTTAGACGTGGTTGAGTGGGAGTCACAGGCAGCCTTGGCCAATTCCCAGATCAGGGATCAGCCCTGGTCCTGGGCAATCTGCCTTCCTCTTGGGCAGGTTTGTTGAAAACGTCAGGCGGGATCCCATAGTCTCTCCGAGCGTAGAATGCTGGGGCGCCCCTGAACTCCTTCCGGCTGGGAGTGGGGACAGCAGCCGAGCTTTGCCCTCTCTCCCTTTGAGGGATGGCTGGCACTGAGTCGTGCGTGCTGGGAGCTGACGTCAGAGGTCTGGAGAAGCACCACAGCCTCTGCGCGCCTGTCCCTGGGACGTGAGTGGAGCTTCCGCTGGAAGAGCCCCTCTTGGGCGTGCGTGTGCACGGGCTGGGCTGTCCCTGCGTTCTTGCCCTGTGTCAGAGCCGCTGCTGAGGGATAAGCAGAACTGAATGTGAGGCCGAAAGGAGCAAAGGGCCTGTTGGTCCATCCGGGGGCCCATGTCTTGTGCAGACCCCTGGCTTCTCTGtcagaggaggagagggtggCCTGGTGGCCCCATAGTCACAGCAGGTGTCCTTGGCAGGTGAGAAACCGCTCGGaataatggtgctgggacaacagGCAGAGACCAGGGACAGCAGACAGCCCCATCCTGGGGTTGACAAACCCCTCATCCCGAGttgtgcctccccacccccgagcATGGGCAGTCGCCCCTTTGACCTTGTGTGCCCAGGAAGTCCAGAGGCCAGGGGAGCTGTCGGACAGTTGGGTGCCCCGGGAGGAAGACTCCAAATCAGGAAGAGAAGGTGAAGAAAGCTCGGCTGTAAACCACGCTCTTTGATTTGTAGCCGGCTTCTGTCCAGCAGTTGTCAACTCGGGGACGGTGGGAGGGCTCCCGGGACGAAGTCCTTGCTTGGGTGGAGTCTGCGGGCTCCCTGGATGCCCGGCGGGGAGCTGACCTGCGTGTACCCCACTTCTCAGCGCCGCAGAGAATCTTTTGCACTAAATCATGCTGTTTCCTAAAAGTTTTGTTCTGTGTTAACTCCGATCCCCCAGAGCTCCCGCCACAGAGGTGGACATGTGTCCGCACCGTCAGGACAGCAGGAGGGGTGTGGCCGGGCTGCCTCGAATGTGGTTGCGGCCACATGAGGAGCTGGCACGGTGAACACAGAGGTGCTCGGTGACGCGAGCGCCTGTTAAATTCTTTATGAGATGAGCCACCTgcattaaacttatttttttaacacgTTGATGGAGTGATTGCTTAAAGCTCaaaatctttgttctttctgtaaGGGTCTGACCGACCAAAGATGCCACAGAAGGAGTCTGTCCCAGGCAAAATCGAGGACACTAAAGCAGGCGTCTGCGGCGCCAAGGCAGGGACGCCCGGGTGGGGCTTCAAGGGGCCCACCTTGACCTTGCGTCCGGGAGTCTGTCAGGATGGCAGGGACAATGTGGCCGCGCCGGCAGCGGGTCCCAGCAAGGTCCCCGGGGCCGACTTGTACCTGCCAACGGGGTGTAGGGTCTTCACAGGGCCCGGGAATAGGTCCCTGAACCGAGTGCACTGTGTGAGCTCCCTCCCGGGGAAGATCTGTGTTCAGGGAGGACGCTGGCTGGAAACCAAAGCGGCGGTTCTTGTTTAAGCAAAAGCCTTGGAAAAACGAGAGACACATGATTACTCAGTATCTTTATTTTGTAAACGTCTCGGAGCTTCTATGCAGGACGCCCGTTCCTCGCCCATGACCGGGACGCCCTGCCGTGCTGCTGCGCTCGCTGGCCGGGAAGTGCCATGGAAAGGCCGCCGGCCTGCTGCTTCCAGGATTTTGTAGACCTGGGTGTTTTCCCAGCAGAAAACAGTCCCAAGTTGTTTCGGGGTTTGGCTTGTGGTGGCAGAGCTGGTAAGTGGTTGCGGTGGCTGTGGACGCTGGGCGCTGGCAGCCGCCAGGgcagcagccccagcaggccAACTTAGGATGGTGCTTGGTGAGTGCGAGGCCTCCTCCACCGGGTGGGCCTCCGGCCAACTCCCCATCCCATCTTCAAGGACAGTGTATGGAGCCATGGGCCAAGCAGtgggagagcagggctggggtCCGAGGCTGCAGTCAGGATGCTGGGCTGGGATCCGAGGCTGCAGTCAGGATGCTGCCACCCAAAGAGGGGTCTCAGCCTCAGAGCATcatggggtagggtggggggggTGACCTGTGAGGGCAGTGGCTTCCGGTCGGGTGCATTCTGCTGAGATGTCATTTAGGGCAGAGTGTGTGCTCATCATGAGCTCCCTGTCTTGGGAAAAAGGACTGACCTGCAGGCCTGAGCGCAggtcccagggctgggctggctgATGCCGGGAGCTGGAGCGGGCTTAGGAACCAGGAGTCAACCTTACAGAACTGCCAGGCCTCCGTGGCTCCtgccgcctcctccctccccgaTGGCCCAGGCTGCCTtcaaggtgggtgggggagggagtgacCCGGGACAGCCACTGTGTCAGACCGAGTGGGCAGGGAGGGCCCCTGCTGCTCACGCAGGACCCCCGGTGGGTGAAGATGGGCCCGAGGTGGGGCacgagggaagagaagagggaacccGGAAGGTTCTGCAGGTGCCAGGCTGCCCTGCTGACAGCACCTGCACGCAGGTGGTGGCAGGTTTGTCCTTgattggggaggtgggggtgaggagcCGGGGCTCCGCTAGAGcctgcttgggggggggggtctctcaGCCTGGCAGGGGGATGTTCCAGTCAGGGTCAGGCTGGGTCTGGAGGTCAGGGTTAGGACAGAAGTGCGGGGGGCGGATAGTGGGAGAGGACGGAGGAGAGAAGCAGTTCTCGGAGGAGAGAAGCAGTTCTCTGAACAAAGAGGGGAGGCACCCGGTCCGGGTCCCTGGGGCTGGAGCCAGGTGCCCGGAGGCCGGAGGAAAAGCCTCCGGGGCCCCGCCCTCGCACTCCCACGCCTCTGCTGAGGGCCTCCCAGGGCCTGAGTCCTCTGCCGCTAGGAGGAGGGTCCGAGGGGCTGTCAGGAGGGGGGAATCAGCCAGCAGAGGGGCAACGGCGTGGAAGGGTGGTGCTTTGGGAACTTCCAGAAACCAGAGACTTATGTGAGAAAGTCTGGGTGCCGTCCAGACCCAGGGCAGTACGGACATCTCAGGAGATGCTCTCTCTGGTCCTGCGGCCACTCCTGGCAGCCCCCAGGAGGTCACACCTGGAGGGGCAGTCGGACCCCTGTGCCTGTCCccgtctcccctccccccgcagtatggtggggggctgtgggggagggacaCAGCCCCGCCCCGGGCGATGGCTGGGCAGGCGCCGCGGGCTCTGGACCAGAGTGTGAGCCCGGTACTGCTGCGGAGGACAGGGCGGTCGGCTGGGGCTGGCTGCACAGGCATCGATGGTCCCTGACCTTGAGAGGTCCCTGTCCCTGGCAGCCTGTGATTGGAGGAGGGAGCTGGCGGAGGGCAGGCGCTCCGTGCTGGTGCTGAATCAGCCCTTTCTGGGCCGGAGCGAGCTTCCTTCCCTCCGCCGAGCCCAgcgcttctccttccccctccctgctgctctgggaAAGGGCCTCTCTGGGCCAGCCCCTCTAGGACAGCCAGCCGCCCCATCCCCTCGAGGCCCGCCTGCCGCTCTGCACCAGGCTGCACCCAGGACCCACTTTGCAGAAATCCCAGCAGTCTGGCGCGCCTCCCTGACAGCTCCCAGAAGAGGGAGCGCCCCGCCTCACCAGCATCCTTGCCCAGAGGGGACGGGGAGGACGGGAGGGAGCGGCTGATTCAGCGGCTCGTGGGctgcgcccctccccccgccccagcggGCAGCGTGCCCAGGCCTGCTGGCAGCTGTGTCACACGGGGCCTCTGGCAGAGTGTCTGTGGCTCTCACTGTGTGGCCG encodes:
- the TMEM250 gene encoding transmembrane protein 250 yields the protein MTPMPTAARTPVLPPARHSARAPMPVMPIPRRVRSFHGPHTTCLHAACGPARTSRLARTKYNNFDVYVRARWLYGFIRFLLYFSCSLFTAALWGALAALFCLQYLGVRVLLRFQLKLSVLLLLLGRRRVDFRLLNELLIYGIRVTVLLVGGLGWCFMVFVDM